The genomic window TCGACGGGGGACTACGGCCGGCGACTGACGGCGGTCGTCATCGGGTTCGGAGCCACGGCCCGCGGCGCCGTGACCGCCCTGCGGGCTCACGGCGTGCAGGATGTGCGCGTGCTCACGAATCGGGCGACGGCGTCGGTCGCAGCGCCCATCCACGCCACTCAGATCATCCAGTTCGACCACGACGGACCCGACGTGAGCGAGGTCATCACCGATGAGGGACGCGTGCCCCTGGCGCCCTTCCTCGCCGAGACCGACATCGTCGTCAACTGCACGCTGCAAGATCCCAACCGGCCGCTCGTCTATCTCAAGACCTCCGACCTCGCCGCGTTCCGCCGCGGCAGCCTGATCGTGGATGTCTCGTGCGATGAGGGCATGGGCTTCGAGTGGGCGCGACCGACGAGCTTCGCCGACCCGATGTTCACCGTCGGCGGCTCGGTCAATTACTACGCGGTCGACCACAGCCCGTCGTACCTCTGGAACTCAGCGAGCTGGGAGGTCAGCGAGGCGCTGCTGGGGTTCGTGCCCGCCGTCATGGCAGGGCCGGAGGCGTGGTCCGCGGACGAGACGCTGTCCCGCGCGGTCGAGGTGAGCGGCGGTAAAGTGCACAACGAGGCGATCCTGGAGTTCCAGAACCGGCTGCCGGACGCGCCGTACGACGTGCGGCCGGCCGGGAGACCGGCCGCCGGCAACGGGCCCGCCCAAGGGTGAGGGGCCCGACCGCGCGTGCGGTGGGCCCCCCGGTTGCGGTGTGTCAGCCGCTCTTGCGGCGGAACTCGCGGCGGGTCACGGCGCCGTGGGCGCCGTGCACGGCGGAGTCGCCGTCAAGGTGCGCCTCACCGTTGCGGGTGTGTGCGTTCTTCTTGTCGAGCGCCTCCTTGAACTTGCGCTTCATCTCCTCGGAGGCTGCGGACGTGTCATCGGTGCTCATGGGACCAGCCTACGCAGGGCGCACCCGTCGCGGGTAGCGGGCGTACCGTCTCGCAGACGCGTGACAGGCGGCGCCTGCTAGGCTCGGTCAGGGTGCCCTTGTGGCATCCGCTCAATCGAATACTGAGCTCAGGGAGCAGGCCCGGCAGAAAGCTGGTCCCCTGTGGTGGATTCCCGTCCGAAATCGGACGGTGGTCTTCTACTGGTGGCCAGCGCAGGCGGACCTGCGGACTTGTTCCGCGCGCCCATATCTGCCTGTTCCTGCTCCTTCGAACGATCTCGTGCGCGAAACGCGCGTGCGAGTCTAAACAAAGAAGGAGAGACCTCTTGGAAGGTCCTGAAATCACCGCCGCCGAAGCCGTCCTGGACAACGGACGTTTCGGCACCCGCACCATCCGCTTCGAAACCGGCCGCCTCGCGCAGCAGGCGCAGGGCGCCGTCGCCGCCTACCTCGACGAGGAGACGATGCTGCTGTCGGCCACCAGCGCCGGCAAGCACCCTCGTGAGGGCTTCGACTTCTTCCCGCTGACCGTCGACGTCGAAGAGCGTTCGTACGCCGCAGGCAAGATCCCCGGCTCGTTCTTCCGCCGCGAGGGCCGCCCCTCCACCGAGGCGATCCTGGTCTGCCGTCTCATCGACCGTCCGCTGCGCCCCTCGTTCGTCGAGGGCCTGCGCAACGAGGTGCAGATCGTCGTGACCGTGCTCTCGATCGCCCCGGGCGAGTACTACGACGCGCTCGCGATCAACGCCGCCTCGCTGTCCACCCAGATCTCCGGTCTGCCCTTCTCGGGTCCGATCGCCGGCGTGCGCCTCGCGCTCATGCCCGGTCACGGTGAGCACGCCGACCAGTGGATCGCCTTCCCCAAGGTCGAGCAGATGGAAGAGGCCGTCTTCGACCTCATCGTCGCCGGCCGTGTGCTGCCCGACGGCGACGTCGCGATCATGATGGTCGAGGCCGAGGCCACCGAGAACAGCTGGAACCTGATCAAGGCCGGCGCCATCAAGCCCAGCGAGGAGATCGTCGCGCAGGGCCTGGAGGCTGCGAAGCCCTTCATCAAGGAGCTCGTCGGCGCGCAGAACGTCGTGGCGAACACCGCCGCGAAGGAGATCAAGCAGTTCCCGGTCTTCCTGCCCTACAGCCAGGAGACGTACGACTTCGTCTCGGCTCGCGCACACGACTCGCTCGTCCCGATCTACCAGATCGCCGACAAGCAGGAGCGTCAGAACGCCGACGACGAGCTCAAGGAGCGCGTCAAGGCCGAACTGATCGCCGCGACCGAGGCAGGCGAGCTGCCGGCAGCGGCCCCGCTGGAGTTCTCGGCTGCGTACAAGTCCGTCACGAAGAAGATCGTGCGCGATCGCATCCTCTCCGAGGGTGTGCGCATGGACGGTCGGGGACTTGCCGACATCCGCCCGCTGGACGCCGAGGTGCAGGTCATCCCGCGCGTGCACGGTTCGGCGATCTTCCAGCGCGGCGAGACCCAGATCCTGGGTGTCACCACGCTGAACATGCTCAAGATGGAGCAGCAGATCGACTCGCTGTCGCCCACGACGAGCAAGCGCTACATGCACCACTACAACTTCCCGCCGTACTCGACCGGTGAGACCGGCCGTGTCGGCAGCCCCAAGCGTCGCGAGATCGGGCACGGCTTCCTTGCCGAGCGCGCCCTCGTGCCGGTGCTGCCCAGCCGCGAGGAGTTCCCCTACGCCATCCGTCAGGTCTCCGAGGCGCTGAGCTCCAACGGCTCGACCTCGATGGGCTCGGTGTGTGCGTCCACCCTGTCGCTGCTGAACGCGGGTGTGCCGCTGCGCGCTCCCGTCGCCGGCATCGCGATGGGTCTCGTGTCGGCTGAGGCCGACGGTCAGACCCGCTACGCGGCGCTGACCGACATCCTCGGTGCCGAGGACGCCCTGGGTGACATGGACTTCAAGGTCGCCGGCACGAGCGAGTTCGTCACGGCGATCCAGCTCGACACGAAGCTCGACGGCATCCCGTCGTCGGTGCTGTCGGCTGCGCTGCAGCAGGCCAAGGACGCGCGTATGACGATCCTGAGCGTGCTCAACGCCGCGATCGACGGCCCCGACGAGATGGCTCCGACGGCTCCGCGCGTGATCAGCGTGCAGATCCCCGTCGACAAGATCGGCGAGCTGATCGGCCCCAAGGGCAAGACGATCAACGCGATCCAGGATGAGACCGGCGCGCAGATCTCCATCGAGGAGGACGGCACCGTCTACATCGGCGCGACCGACGGCCCCGCGGCCGAGGCCGCCCGGGCCCAGGTCAACGCGATCGCCAACCCCACCAACCCGGAGGTCGGCGAGCAGTTCCTCGGCACCGTGGTGAAGCTGGCCGCGTTCGGCGCGTTCATCTCGCTGCTGCCCGGCAAGGACGGCCTGCTGCACATCAGCGAGGTGCGCAAGCTCGCCGGTGGCAAGCGCGTCGAGAACGTCGAAGACGTGCTCGGCGTGGGCCAGAAGCTGCTCGTGCGCATCACCAAGATCGACGACCGCGGCAAGCTGTCGCTCGAGCCCGTCGTGGAGGAGAGCGCCGACCAGGCCGCTCCCGCCGAGACGGCTGAGGTGTCCGCCGACGCCTGATCGACTCCGATCCGAGCGCCCGTCCCTTTCGCGAGGGGCGGGCGCTCGCCGTTTGTCCCCCAGACGGGGGACACCCGCCCGGGTCGTGACCAGAACGTTATGCAAAGTTCACATGACGTGCAGACCAATGACCGGTGGTGTCGGAGGCCTGGCCTACCCTCGAGATAAGCGCCGGGGGCGTGGAGGAAATGGCTCGGATCCGTGGACGGGATTCGAGGGGGGTGTGAGATGGGTTTGTTCGGCGCCGGCCCGACCGAGACTTCGACGCGCACGTCTGCGGCATCCCCGCAGCACCCCTCGGCTCCGATCCCCGTGGTGGGTCCGCCCGTGGGAACGGGTGTCCGCACCGTGCTCGGCGAGTCGGGCCTGTCGGTGTTCCCCTTCATCCTCGGCGGCGCGGAGTTCGGGTGGCACGTCGATCTGGAATCCAGTCACGCCATCCTCGACGCCTACCTCGAGCTCGGCGGCAATGCCGTGCACACCGCCGACTCCTATGCCGGCGGGCGCAGTGAGCACATCATCGGACAGTGGATCCACTCGCGGGGGCTCCGCGACGATCTCGTCGTCGCGGTGCGCGTGGGCGCTCACCCCGAGCACCCGGGGCTGGGCCCTGTCAACCTGGTGCGTGCGGTCGAGGCATCGCTCACCGCACTGCGCACCGACCGTATCGACGTGCTGTACCTCGACGGGGGCTCCGACCGGGGCACCGCGCTCGAATCGGCCCTCGCGACCGTGGAGTGGCTGGTCGAGGCGGGCAAGGTGCGCGCCGTCGGAGCGTTCGGGTTCACCGCGCCGCAGCTGGTCGAGGCCAGAATCCTCTCCTCCGCCGGCCTGCCGCGCCTGACGACCCTCGACGTCCCCTACAACCTGCTGCGCCGGGCCGACTTCGAGGGCGACCTGCGCCTGGTCGCGGGGGCCCAGAGCATCGCGGTCACCCCCTCCCAGGCACTCGAGCACGGGTTCCTCGCGGGGCGGCACCGTTCCCGTTCGCGCGTCGGCGCCTCCGTCCGCGGCGCGCAGCTGGCGGCGAGCATCAATCGGCGCGGCACGCGCACCCTCAAGGCCCTCGACGCGCTCGGCGCCGAGCTGGGGGTGCCTGACGCCGCGGTGGCCTTGGCTTGGGTGCTGGCGCAGAAGACGGTCGTCGCGCCGATCGTCAACGTGTACTCCCCGACCCACGTCGAGGAGCTGGTCCAGGGCGTAGGTGTGAAGCTCGGCCGCAGCCAGCTCGCCGAGCTGGCCCGCGCGGCAGTGTGATCCCCGCCTGACATAGGCTGGACGTGCGCCCGGCAGGGCGATTCCCCCGACGAAGCGAGAAGCGTGACGCAATATCTGTACCTCGTGCGACATGGAGAGCACCTCGATGCCGAGCACGGCATCGACGATGGTCCCCTGTCGCCCCGCGGTCAGCGTCAGGCTTCGCTGCTGGCCGACCGGCTGTCGGGCGTGCCGCTCACCGCGGTGTGGCATTCGCCCCTCGAACGTGCCGCAGAGACCGCCCGGACGGTCGCCGACCGTCTGCCGGCCGTTTCGCCGCAGCCGAACGCGCTGCTGTTCGACTGCATCCCCACCGGCATGACCGAAGACACCCCGGCCATGTACGAGTCGTTCTTCGGGTCGTACACCGAGGCCGAGATCGAAGCGGGATCGGCGCAGATGGCTGATGCGGTCGCGGAGTTCCTGCAACGCAAACCCGATGCCCACGAATTGATCATCACGCACAACTTCGTCATCGCGTGGTTCGTCCGCGAGGTGCTGCAGATGCCGGCGTGGCGCTGGCTGACGCTCAATCAGGCCCACTGCGGGCTGACGGTGGTCGCGCAGCGAGCCGGTCGTCCCTGGACGCTGGTCTCCCACAACGACCTGGGCCACCTGCCGGTCGAGCTGCGCACCGGCCTGCCCGAGCTGCCTCCCGTCTGAGGACGACCCCTCGTCGCCCGCGAGTGAGTATTCGCACCCGCGAGTGAGTATTCGCATCGTCGAGTGAGTATTCGCGCCCGCGAGTGAGTATTCGCATCGTCGAGTGAGTACTCGCGCATTCAGGTGAGTATTCGTCGCGCGGCTCTGTGCGCGCGCGAGATCATCCCTCCGATGGATGCCGGAATTCACAGCTACCCCATAACCTGGCCCCATGGCGCGGTGAGACGGCCGCGCGGGGCACTCTGGGAGGAACATGTACCGTCACACTGCGGGCGCCGTCGTCGGCGTCGCCGCCCTGCTCATCGCGCTGACGGGATGCAGCGGCTCGGACACCGGCCCCAAGGCCGAGGAACAGTCCCCGCTGGGGGAGTACCTCGCCGCCGCGTGGGGCGGCGACCTCAGCGAGGAGGAGCAGCAGAAGCGCTTCGAGGAGGACAACAAGCAGCGCGAGGAACTCGTCGCGCAATGCATGACCGAAGCAGGCTTCGAGTACATCCCGGTGGCAGACAGCGGCTACATGGTCTCGGGCGACGACGTTGTGTGGGAACCGGACTCGCGCGAATGGGTGGCGCAGTACGGCTACGGCATGGTCGAGTGGCCCGGAAAGGATGAGGCCACGGAACCGGGGGAGGAGTACGTCGACCCGAACCAGGACTACGTGTCGAGCCTCACGGAGTCCGAGCAGAACGCCTACTACGAGGTGCTCTACGGTCCCAGCATCCCCGAGGAGGAGATGGGCGAAGACGGCTCGTACGAATGGGACTGGACCCAGAGTGGGTGCCACGGATGGGCCCAGCACGAGACGGAGGGTGACGATCCCTTCACCTCCGATGAGCACAAGCCCCTGATGGATGCGATCAACGAGTTCTACAACGACATGCAGAACGCGCCGGAGCTGGCGGATCTCAACGCGGAGTGGGCCTCGTGCATGGACGATGCCGGGCATTCCGGCTTCGTCGCACAGGCAGACGCGCAGACGTCGATGAGCGACGAGCTGAACGCGTACTACGAGAACCAGACCGAGTGGATCGAGGACGACCCGGCCCTCGCGGAGCTCGCCGAGCGCGAGGTGGAACTGGCGCTGGCCGACCTCGACTGCCGCGAGAAGACGGACTACCGCGACCAGCAGGCGAAGATCACCGCCGAACTCGAGGAGCAGTTCATCGCCGACCACAAGGCGGAACTGGACGCCTTCAAGGCGGCCGCAGAGCAGGGCCGATAGATGCCGGGGCGTGACGCTCCGGTCTTCGACGATCTGCTGCCCGGCGAGGATGCCGCGACGTCCACGGAGGCCGTCGACGCGGATGCGGGGGAAGCACCGGCGGCATCTTCGGCGAGGGTCAACGGGTGGGGGCGGGTCTTCCGAACGAACCGCGCCCTGTGGATCATCGCGGCGGCCGCGGTGCTGAGCCTGACCGCGGGTCTCCTCGTGGGCCGCTTCGTGCTCTCGCCGGCGGATGCCGCCTCACTCACCGACCCGCCGGAGCCCGGGCTCATCACCGTCGCCGTGGAGCGCGGCATCCTGAGCAATGACGTCACCATCCGCGGCGACGTCGGCTATGCCGACTCGGTCGAGGTGACCATCGACACCGGTGCCCTCGGCGGTCCGGCCGTGGTCACGGGGAGCGTTCCGGAGGTCGGTGCCACCCTCGAGCCGCTCTCGGTCGCGCTGGAAGTCGCCGGCCGTCCGGTCATCGTGCTTCCCGGTGAGCTGCCGGCGTACCGGACGCTCGTCTTCGGACTCACCGGACCGGACGTGGTGCAGTTCAAAGAGGCGATGCGCGCGGTGGGGATCGACGCGGGCGACCCCGCGTCGGATGTCTTCGACGCGGCCGCCGCCGCGGCGGTCACCGAGCTCTACGCGCAGGTGGGATACCCCGCTCCTGCGGCCGAGGAGGGTGCGGCGGACGCCGTGCTGGGGGCGCAGGAGGGTATGCGTGCGGCCGAGCAGGCAGTCGCCGCGGCGCGTGCCGACCTCGGGCAGGCGTCGGGCGGCGCATCGCCCGTCGACATCCGCGCCGCCGACAACGCCGTCAACAGCGCTCAGCGCGCTCTCGACGTGCGGATGGCGCAGCGCCCCGCGGAGCCGGCCGAGGTCCCCGCGTGGGAGGCCGAGGTCTCGGACCTGCGCGACGCCCTGGACCTGCGCCGGCTCGAGCGGAGCCAGCTCGACGCCACGCCCGACACGAGCGGTCAGCGGGCGGCCGTCGAAGCGGCGGAGCGTCAGCTGGCGGAAGCTCGCCAGTCGCTGGAACGCGCCCGCGAGCAGGCGATGCCCTCGTTGTCGGCGGCTGAGGTGCTGTACCTCAGCGAGCTGCCGCGCCGCGTCGACGCCGTCAATGTCGCCCGCGGCCAGGTGCTGCAGGGGGCGGCGATGATCGTGTCGGGTGCGGCGATCACCGTCGTCGGTGCCGCAGCGCCGGCCGACGCCGCGCTGCTGGAGGTCGGCGGCGAGGCCACGTTCGAGCTCGCCGACGGCACGCCGCACCGTGCGGTGATCTCCGCGCTGACCCCCGGCGCCACGCAGGGCGACCGGTGGGAGATCACGCTCCAGCCGGACGAGCTGACCACCGATCAGGCGATGCAGCTGCAGGGGCGCAACGTGCGGGTGTCGCTCCCCGTCGGGGCGACGGCGGGCGAGGTGCTGTTCGTGCCGGTCGCGGCACTGACGGCCGGGCCGGGCGGCGAGGCGCGCGTCGAGGTCGTCGACGGGGATCCCCGCGACGGCGACGACGCCACCACCCGCGTGGTGGTCGTGACGACCGGGCTGGCTGCCGGCGGGTTCGTCGAGGTCGCGCCCGTCGAGGACGACCTGGCGGCGGGCGACCTCGTGGTGGTCGGGCGGTGACGGAGGCGCTCCTGGAGCTGCGAGACGTCACCCGTTCGTTCCCCGGCCCGCCGGAGGTGCAGGCCCTGAAAGGGGTCAACCTGCGGGTCGGCCGGGGGGACTACGTCTCGATCGTGGGTCCGAGCGGGTCGGGCAAGTCGACGATGCTCAACATGCTGGGGCTGCTCGACCGGCCGAGCGTCGGCGAGTACCGCATCGACGGGGTGGTCACCGGCACCCTGAGCGAGAACGAGCGTGCCGCCGTGCGCGCGCGGCGCATCGGATTCGTGTTCCAGTCGTTCCACCTCATGCCGCGGCGCACGGTGCTGGACAACGTGCTCATGCCGATGCTTTACAGCGGGGTGCCGCGGCGCGAGCGCGAGCGGCGGGCGCGCGACACGCTGGCCCGCGTGGGGCTGCAGCACCGCACCGACTTCCTCCCCACCACGCTTTCGGGCGGGGAGCGCCAGCGCGTCGCCGTCGCCCGGGCGGTGGTGAGCACGCCGAGCGTGCTGCTGGCCGACGAGCCGACGGGAAACCTGGATGCCGCGACCTCCGACGAGGTGATGGAGCTGTTCGACGACCTGCGCGCCGACGGGCTCACCCTCGTCGTGATCACGCACGACAGCGCCGTCGCCGCGCGCGCAGGAAGACGCGTGC from Microbacterium sp. zg-Y625 includes these protein-coding regions:
- a CDS encoding polyribonucleotide nucleotidyltransferase, giving the protein MEGPEITAAEAVLDNGRFGTRTIRFETGRLAQQAQGAVAAYLDEETMLLSATSAGKHPREGFDFFPLTVDVEERSYAAGKIPGSFFRREGRPSTEAILVCRLIDRPLRPSFVEGLRNEVQIVVTVLSIAPGEYYDALAINAASLSTQISGLPFSGPIAGVRLALMPGHGEHADQWIAFPKVEQMEEAVFDLIVAGRVLPDGDVAIMMVEAEATENSWNLIKAGAIKPSEEIVAQGLEAAKPFIKELVGAQNVVANTAAKEIKQFPVFLPYSQETYDFVSARAHDSLVPIYQIADKQERQNADDELKERVKAELIAATEAGELPAAAPLEFSAAYKSVTKKIVRDRILSEGVRMDGRGLADIRPLDAEVQVIPRVHGSAIFQRGETQILGVTTLNMLKMEQQIDSLSPTTSKRYMHHYNFPPYSTGETGRVGSPKRREIGHGFLAERALVPVLPSREEFPYAIRQVSEALSSNGSTSMGSVCASTLSLLNAGVPLRAPVAGIAMGLVSAEADGQTRYAALTDILGAEDALGDMDFKVAGTSEFVTAIQLDTKLDGIPSSVLSAALQQAKDARMTILSVLNAAIDGPDEMAPTAPRVISVQIPVDKIGELIGPKGKTINAIQDETGAQISIEEDGTVYIGATDGPAAEAARAQVNAIANPTNPEVGEQFLGTVVKLAAFGAFISLLPGKDGLLHISEVRKLAGGKRVENVEDVLGVGQKLLVRITKIDDRGKLSLEPVVEESADQAAPAETAEVSADA
- a CDS encoding ABC transporter ATP-binding protein, which produces MTEALLELRDVTRSFPGPPEVQALKGVNLRVGRGDYVSIVGPSGSGKSTMLNMLGLLDRPSVGEYRIDGVVTGTLSENERAAVRARRIGFVFQSFHLMPRRTVLDNVLMPMLYSGVPRRERERRARDTLARVGLQHRTDFLPTTLSGGERQRVAVARAVVSTPSVLLADEPTGNLDAATSDEVMELFDDLRADGLTLVVITHDSAVAARAGRRVRIADGRLSEES
- a CDS encoding histidine phosphatase family protein, producing MTQYLYLVRHGEHLDAEHGIDDGPLSPRGQRQASLLADRLSGVPLTAVWHSPLERAAETARTVADRLPAVSPQPNALLFDCIPTGMTEDTPAMYESFFGSYTEAEIEAGSAQMADAVAEFLQRKPDAHELIITHNFVIAWFVREVLQMPAWRWLTLNQAHCGLTVVAQRAGRPWTLVSHNDLGHLPVELRTGLPELPPV
- a CDS encoding N(5)-(carboxyethyl)ornithine synthase; its protein translation is MATQHLTLGVVGASLKPDERRVPLHPDHLERIPEDLRARMLLEAGYGERFGISDDELRPIVGAILNRGELFEAADVLLLPKPQHADLRAMRDGQVLWGWPHLVQDEEMTQLALDKHLTVIAFEAMNHWNADGSFGLHVFHKNNELAGYCSVLHALQLCGSTGDYGRRLTAVVIGFGATARGAVTALRAHGVQDVRVLTNRATASVAAPIHATQIIQFDHDGPDVSEVITDEGRVPLAPFLAETDIVVNCTLQDPNRPLVYLKTSDLAAFRRGSLIVDVSCDEGMGFEWARPTSFADPMFTVGGSVNYYAVDHSPSYLWNSASWEVSEALLGFVPAVMAGPEAWSADETLSRAVEVSGGKVHNEAILEFQNRLPDAPYDVRPAGRPAAGNGPAQG
- a CDS encoding DUF5302 domain-containing protein — its product is MSTDDTSAASEEMKRKFKEALDKKNAHTRNGEAHLDGDSAVHGAHGAVTRREFRRKSG
- a CDS encoding aldo/keto reductase, which produces MGLFGAGPTETSTRTSAASPQHPSAPIPVVGPPVGTGVRTVLGESGLSVFPFILGGAEFGWHVDLESSHAILDAYLELGGNAVHTADSYAGGRSEHIIGQWIHSRGLRDDLVVAVRVGAHPEHPGLGPVNLVRAVEASLTALRTDRIDVLYLDGGSDRGTALESALATVEWLVEAGKVRAVGAFGFTAPQLVEARILSSAGLPRLTTLDVPYNLLRRADFEGDLRLVAGAQSIAVTPSQALEHGFLAGRHRSRSRVGASVRGAQLAASINRRGTRTLKALDALGAELGVPDAAVALAWVLAQKTVVAPIVNVYSPTHVEELVQGVGVKLGRSQLAELARAAV